A genomic window from Burkholderiales bacterium includes:
- a CDS encoding ATP-binding protein, producing MKFYYPKSFLQLILMGFVLVSLPLFFAFFNAALYVDRLANQSQKAVYQAVQATQGSRILVEQLTQMERSIRQFVILGDQSLLEDYATSHRNFRQTATELARLPLAAEQRKRLDDLVDREQKLYANVQKNPLDPRDSRSMAVEYVLLSDAAQSILAQSNLLVDREVNVLQRTAYDAQRILMWQVLASVPIAVLLAVGFTILIARPIRQLDSAIRNLGSEQFSSPIEVSGPQDLENLGQRLDWLRTRLIELEQQKTRFLRHISHELKTPLTAIREGSELLSDEVGGKLTGQQREIAGILRASSLQLQVLIESLLSYHASKFRNAALDLKPVNLKSIINKVAADQKLALLAKGLELNTRCCDTSVLGDEGKLRVIVDNLLSNAIKFSPANGAIEVYLERDDNALQLDVIDSGPGITEHDKSRVFDEFFQGKHVPGSQVKGTGLGLAIAKEHVIAHGGSIEILDHANGGAHFRVTLPCRRAGE from the coding sequence GTGAAGTTCTATTATCCGAAATCGTTTTTGCAGCTGATATTGATGGGATTTGTCCTGGTCTCGTTGCCTCTGTTTTTCGCGTTTTTTAATGCCGCACTTTACGTGGACCGACTCGCCAATCAAAGCCAAAAGGCCGTGTATCAGGCGGTGCAGGCGACCCAGGGGAGCCGCATCCTCGTGGAGCAACTCACGCAAATGGAGCGCTCGATACGGCAATTTGTCATTTTGGGCGACCAGAGTCTACTTGAAGATTATGCCACCTCTCATCGGAACTTCCGTCAGACGGCGACGGAACTTGCCCGCCTGCCGCTCGCGGCGGAGCAAAGAAAAAGACTGGACGATCTGGTAGATCGCGAGCAAAAGTTATACGCAAATGTTCAAAAAAATCCGCTGGACCCGCGCGATAGCCGGTCGATGGCGGTCGAGTACGTACTGCTCTCGGATGCCGCCCAGTCGATTCTAGCGCAGAGCAACCTGCTGGTCGATCGGGAGGTCAACGTGTTGCAGCGGACCGCGTATGATGCACAAAGGATTCTCATGTGGCAGGTTCTTGCGTCGGTGCCGATCGCGGTCCTGCTGGCGGTGGGCTTCACGATTTTGATTGCGCGCCCGATTCGACAATTGGATAGCGCGATACGTAATCTCGGCAGCGAACAATTTTCGTCTCCAATCGAGGTCAGTGGGCCGCAAGATTTGGAAAATTTGGGCCAAAGACTGGATTGGCTAAGGACGCGGCTGATCGAGCTCGAACAGCAGAAAACACGGTTTCTGCGACACATCTCGCATGAATTAAAGACGCCGCTTACCGCGATTCGCGAGGGCAGCGAATTGCTGAGCGATGAAGTTGGGGGCAAATTGACCGGGCAGCAGCGGGAAATCGCGGGAATCCTGCGCGCAAGCAGCTTACAATTGCAGGTACTGATCGAAAGCCTGTTAAGCTACCATGCCAGCAAGTTTCGTAACGCGGCGCTTGATCTCAAGCCGGTAAACCTAAAATCGATCATAAACAAGGTGGCGGCAGACCAGAAGCTGGCATTGCTGGCAAAGGGCCTGGAATTAAATACGCGCTGTTGCGATACTTCGGTTCTTGGCGACGAGGGAAAACTGAGAGTTATAGTGGATAATTTGCTGTCTAATGCTATCAAATTTTCTCCGGCGAATGGAGCCATAGAAGTCTATCTTGAACGCGACGACAATGCGCTGCAGCTCGACGTTATAGACAGCGGTCCTGGCATAACCGAGCACGATAAGAGCAGGGTATTCGACGAATTTTTCCAGGGGAAACATGTGCCCGGCAGTCAGGTCAAAGGGACGGGGCTCGGTTTGGCGATTGCCAAGGAGCACGTTATTGCCCACGGAGGAAGCATAGAAATCCTTGATCATGCGAACGGCGGCGCGCATTTCCGGGTTACATTGCCGTGCAGGCGGGCCGGCGAATGA
- a CDS encoding type III PLP-dependent enzyme translates to MQMRTAVRRRVKHENIFDTHPEVSLDFEHVRRALDQGYSKPFLLVDSNIVRNKIRRFKNAMPRVHPHYAVKANPHPRVLETLIEEGAGFEIASTAELDLLLGLGVKAQEIYYSNPIKSREFVQYAAAKGVEWFVVDSVEELRKIVSVKPDAKLYLRIDTPNIGSDWPLSGKFGARPTEVRDIISAAVDLRADLAGVTFHVGSQCRNPQNWRVGIESALKIFQDMRTNGLNPRLLNIGGGYPVRHVKPIPSIEVIAEVVNAAIANVPDSIHIMAEPGRYLVSDAAYFVCRVIGTATRAGKRWMYWDAGVFGGIIETQEGLIYEVRTDRKGGPIPWVVAGPTCDSMDVLMRDHMLPEDVQEGDYIYIPNAGAYTSSYASNFNGFPLPGVIVI, encoded by the coding sequence ATGCAAATGCGCACCGCAGTACGACGAAGAGTTAAGCACGAAAATATATTCGACACTCACCCTGAAGTCAGTCTGGACTTTGAACATGTCCGGCGCGCCCTGGACCAGGGTTACAGCAAGCCCTTTCTGTTGGTAGATTCCAACATTGTCCGCAACAAAATCCGCCGCTTCAAAAACGCCATGCCACGCGTGCATCCGCACTACGCGGTGAAAGCCAACCCTCATCCCAGGGTCCTGGAGACCCTAATCGAGGAAGGCGCCGGATTCGAAATTGCCTCGACCGCCGAGCTTGATCTCCTACTCGGTCTTGGAGTGAAGGCGCAGGAAATCTATTACAGCAACCCGATAAAGTCGCGCGAATTCGTACAATACGCAGCGGCTAAAGGGGTAGAGTGGTTCGTGGTAGACAGTGTGGAGGAGCTGCGCAAAATTGTGTCCGTAAAGCCCGATGCTAAGCTGTATTTGCGCATTGATACACCGAACATCGGCAGTGATTGGCCGCTTTCTGGCAAATTCGGCGCGCGCCCCACTGAAGTCCGGGATATTATCAGCGCTGCGGTCGATTTGCGAGCGGATCTTGCTGGCGTGACCTTCCACGTCGGCTCCCAGTGCCGCAACCCCCAGAATTGGAGGGTCGGAATAGAGAGCGCACTTAAAATATTCCAGGACATGCGGACGAACGGCCTCAACCCGCGCCTGCTAAATATCGGCGGCGGTTATCCGGTGCGGCACGTTAAACCCATTCCTTCCATCGAGGTCATTGCCGAGGTTGTGAATGCGGCGATCGCCAATGTGCCTGATAGCATACATATCATGGCCGAGCCGGGCCGCTATTTGGTAAGCGATGCAGCGTACTTTGTCTGCCGCGTCATTGGAACTGCGACACGCGCCGGCAAACGCTGGATGTACTGGGACGCAGGCGTGTTTGGCGGCATCATCGAGACGCAGGAGGGCCTTATTTATGAGGTCCGCACTGACCGTAAAGGCGGGCCTATTCCATGGGTGGTGGCCGGACCGACATGTGATTCGATGGACGTCTTGATGCGCGATCATATGCTGCCGGAAGACGTCCAAGAAGGTGACTACATCTACATCCCTAACGCCGGTGCCTACACTAGTTCGTACGCCAGCAATTTCAACGGCTTTCCGTTGCCGGGCGTAATCGTAATTTAG
- a CDS encoding dihydrofolate reductase: protein MPGPASTTSSTFTRKSGKHISIIAAMSRNRVIGKGNRIPWRLPGELQIFKKVTMGHHVVMGRNTYESINRLLPGRTMVIVTRNRNYKVAGAIVVNSLQQALSVCDSDDEIFIIGGAHLFELALPQADRIYLTTVQADIEGDTFMPDLDLSEWSQVSTQAFKADEKNPFDFHFSVYKRVRNLGRIKTDYDLA, encoded by the coding sequence ATGCCAGGCCCCGCTTCTACGACGTCCTCCACGTTTACCCGCAAGTCCGGCAAACATATTTCCATAATCGCCGCGATGTCGAGGAATCGCGTGATCGGCAAAGGCAATCGCATACCGTGGCGGCTGCCAGGCGAGTTGCAAATTTTCAAGAAAGTTACCATGGGGCATCACGTGGTGATGGGGCGAAATACCTACGAATCGATTAACCGCCTGCTGCCCGGTCGGACCATGGTTATAGTCACCCGAAATCGGAATTACAAGGTCGCAGGTGCAATTGTGGTGAATTCCCTGCAACAAGCGCTATCGGTCTGCGATTCCGACGATGAAATTTTCATCATCGGCGGCGCCCATTTATTTGAGTTGGCGCTGCCTCAAGCCGACCGCATTTACCTCACGACAGTTCAAGCGGATATAGAGGGTGACACGTTCATGCCCGATTTAGATTTATCAGAATGGAGTCAAGTCTCGACGCAAGCGTTCAAGGCGGACGAAAAAAACCCATTTGACTTCCATTTTTCCGTCTATAAGAGGGTCCGAAATCTGGGGCGAATAAAAACGGATTACGACCTAGCGTAA
- a CDS encoding BON domain-containing protein codes for MIAETCKSAAALVLLACIPVFAQDDPVKVNADVIAAFNRYDANHDGYLSKSELKKREDLLRIFADADANHDGKLDVNEYAAAETALQRANAERYLDDDIITAKVKAALLEDPDMKSQDVSVETYRGNVLLSGFVEHQSQVRKAGRIASGVRGVVSVKNALTLRI; via the coding sequence ATGATTGCGGAAACTTGCAAGAGTGCCGCCGCGCTTGTATTGCTGGCGTGCATTCCTGTATTTGCGCAGGATGATCCGGTGAAAGTGAACGCTGACGTTATCGCAGCATTTAACAGATACGACGCCAATCACGACGGTTATTTAAGCAAAAGCGAGCTGAAAAAACGCGAGGATTTATTGCGGATATTTGCAGATGCCGATGCCAACCACGATGGGAAGCTGGATGTGAACGAATACGCTGCCGCGGAAACAGCATTGCAGCGCGCAAACGCGGAGCGCTATCTGGATGACGACATCATTACCGCGAAGGTCAAAGCCGCCTTACTCGAGGACCCGGACATGAAATCGCAGGATGTGAGCGTGGAAACCTACCGTGGAAATGTTCTACTGAGCGGATTCGTGGAACATCAAAGCCAGGTACGAAAGGCCGGGCGCATCGCATCAGGTGTGCGCGGTGTGGTATCGGTCAAAAACGCCCTGACGCTGCGGATTTAG
- a CDS encoding sigma 54-interacting transcriptional regulator, whose protein sequence is MSYFKPHILLVDDDPGLLRLISMRLNASGYDVESVESGEQALARLSISMPNLVITDLRMPGMDGMALFEAIHKTNPTLPVVILTAHGSIPDAVDATKRGVFGFLTKPFESKTLLSQVEAAIKLGGATGISPGEKDSGWRKDLLTRSPVMEDVLSQARLVAESDASVLIQGDSGTGKELLAQAIHLASPRSGKPFVAINCGAIPENLLESELFGYVKGSFTGATQDRKGLFQAANGGTLFLDEIGDMPLALQVKLLRVLQEKQLRPVGSTQSIPVDVRVISATHHTLEVQMAAGKFREDLYYRLNVVSLKIPPLAARREDIPLLAGHFLKTLSAKYNKNINGFALEALEQLVSAPWPGNVRQLLNVIEQAVALCTTPIVPLTLVQKALHGNEEHDYSSLADAKKHFEREYLAQLLKITNGNVTRAARLAKRNRTEFYKLLKRHALDPALFKIRKS, encoded by the coding sequence ATGAGCTATTTTAAACCGCACATTCTGTTGGTAGATGATGATCCCGGCCTGTTGCGTCTGATTTCGATGAGGCTGAATGCGTCGGGCTATGACGTGGAGTCCGTGGAAAGCGGCGAACAGGCGCTGGCCCGGCTTTCTATATCAATGCCGAATCTGGTGATTACCGATTTGCGCATGCCCGGCATGGACGGAATGGCATTGTTCGAGGCGATTCACAAAACCAACCCCACGCTGCCGGTAGTTATTCTGACCGCGCACGGCTCGATTCCGGATGCGGTTGACGCGACCAAGCGCGGCGTTTTTGGCTTCCTCACCAAGCCTTTTGAAAGCAAGACATTGCTGAGCCAAGTCGAAGCTGCGATCAAACTTGGCGGGGCCACCGGAATTAGTCCCGGCGAGAAAGACAGTGGTTGGCGAAAAGATTTGCTTACCCGCAGCCCGGTCATGGAAGACGTGCTTTCGCAGGCACGCCTGGTTGCGGAGAGTGATGCCAGCGTATTGATCCAGGGAGACAGCGGCACCGGAAAGGAATTGCTGGCGCAAGCCATTCATTTAGCCAGCCCGAGAAGCGGCAAGCCATTTGTCGCGATAAACTGTGGCGCGATACCGGAAAATCTCCTGGAGTCCGAGCTATTTGGCTACGTGAAAGGCTCCTTTACTGGAGCCACTCAGGACCGGAAAGGATTGTTCCAGGCGGCAAATGGAGGCACGTTGTTTCTCGATGAAATCGGCGATATGCCCCTCGCACTGCAAGTAAAGCTGCTCCGCGTGCTGCAGGAGAAACAGTTGCGCCCCGTGGGTTCCACCCAATCGATTCCGGTTGATGTCAGAGTTATTTCCGCCACCCACCACACGTTGGAAGTTCAGATGGCAGCGGGCAAATTCCGAGAAGATCTCTATTACCGGCTGAACGTGGTATCGCTAAAGATACCGCCGCTTGCGGCGCGTCGTGAAGACATTCCGCTGCTTGCTGGCCATTTTCTCAAAACACTAAGTGCCAAATACAACAAAAACATAAACGGTTTTGCCCTGGAAGCGCTGGAGCAGCTGGTTAGCGCGCCTTGGCCCGGCAATGTTCGCCAACTGCTTAATGTTATAGAGCAGGCAGTGGCGCTGTGTACGACCCCGATCGTTCCCCTGACGCTGGTGCAGAAAGCCTTGCACGGCAATGAAGAGCACGACTATTCTTCACTGGCCGATGCCAAGAAACATTTTGAACGCGAATATTTGGCGCAGCTTTTAAAAATAACCAACGGTAATGTGACGCGGGCCGCGCGCTTGGCAAAGCGTAACCGCACCGAGTTTTACAAGTTGCTCAAACGACACGCACTTGATCCGGCGTTATTTAAGATCCGCAAGTCCTGA
- a CDS encoding thymidylate synthase: MRQYLDLMQHILDRGVPKNDRTGTGTLSIFGHQLRFDLNAGFPLLTTKKIHVKSVIHELLWFLKGETNIDYLKKNGVTIWDEWANEKGDLGPVYGFQWRSWPTPGGGHIDQIARIIEEIGRNPDSRRLVVSAWNVADLDKMALLPCHAFFQFYVVRKRLSCQLYQRSADVFLGVPFNIASYALLTQMLAQVCKLTPGEFIHTFGDVHLYLNHVEQAREQLSRQPKKLPVMHINPSVSNINDFKYEDFRLQGYEPHPAIKAPIAV, encoded by the coding sequence ATGCGCCAGTACTTGGACTTGATGCAGCACATCCTCGATCGCGGTGTACCGAAAAATGACCGCACCGGCACCGGTACCTTGAGTATTTTCGGCCATCAACTGCGTTTTGACCTTAATGCCGGGTTTCCGCTCCTTACCACCAAAAAAATCCATGTGAAATCCGTCATTCACGAGTTGCTGTGGTTTCTCAAAGGCGAGACCAACATCGACTACCTTAAGAAAAATGGCGTCACTATTTGGGATGAATGGGCAAACGAAAAAGGGGACCTTGGGCCGGTGTACGGCTTTCAATGGCGCTCCTGGCCCACGCCCGGCGGAGGACACATAGACCAGATTGCCAGAATTATCGAGGAAATCGGGAGAAATCCGGATTCTAGGAGGCTTGTAGTTTCAGCTTGGAACGTGGCGGATCTCGACAAAATGGCGCTCTTGCCATGCCACGCGTTTTTCCAATTTTACGTTGTTCGGAAGAGGCTTTCCTGCCAGCTTTACCAACGCAGCGCCGACGTGTTTCTCGGCGTTCCTTTCAACATTGCGTCCTACGCGCTGCTAACGCAGATGCTGGCGCAAGTCTGCAAGCTCACGCCGGGTGAATTTATCCACACTTTTGGTGACGTCCATCTGTACCTTAATCATGTGGAGCAGGCCCGTGAACAGCTGTCGCGGCAACCGAAGAAACTGCCGGTGATGCACATTAATCCTTCGGTCAGTAATATAAATGACTTCAAGTACGAGGATTTTCGTTTGCAAGGGTACGAGCCGCATCCAGCGATCAAAGCGCCGATCGCTGTGTAG